From the unidentified bacterial endosymbiont genome, one window contains:
- the ybjG gene encoding undecaprenyl-diphosphate phosphatase, with the protein MLEQINYSLFYLINATPSSPTWMIHFATFLAKNLISIVPAMAVILWLWGPREQVTAQRQLVIKMAMALGVSVLTSYILGHVFPHDRPFVDHVGYNFLHHAPDDSFPSDHGTVIFTFALAFLFWHRFWSGAVLMVVAVAIAWSRVYLGVHWPLDMVGGLLVGLIGCVSAAILWSLFGEALYRGLSSLYRAIFALPIRKGWIRD; encoded by the coding sequence ATGTTAGAGCAAATCAATTATTCGCTGTTTTATCTGATCAACGCTACGCCATCCTCTCCGACGTGGATGATTCATTTCGCCACCTTTCTGGCTAAAAACTTGATCAGCATTGTGCCTGCGATGGCCGTTATTCTCTGGTTATGGGGGCCGCGTGAACAGGTGACAGCCCAACGCCAGCTGGTGATTAAAATGGCGATGGCGCTCGGCGTAAGCGTATTGACCAGCTATATCCTGGGACACGTCTTCCCGCACGATCGTCCGTTCGTCGATCATGTGGGTTATAATTTCCTGCACCATGCCCCGGATGACTCCTTCCCGAGCGACCATGGCACGGTGATTTTCACCTTCGCGCTGGCATTTCTGTTCTGGCATCGCTTTTGGTCTGGCGCCGTGCTCATGGTGGTGGCGGTCGCCATTGCCTGGTCTCGTGTTTATCTTGGCGTTCACTGGCCACTGGATATGGTCGGGGGATTACTGGTAGGGCTGATCGGCTGCGTGAGCGCGGCGATCCTGTGGAGCCTGTTCGGTGAGGCTCTCTACCGTGGTCTCTCTTCGCTGTATCGCGCCATTTTCGCCCTACCGATCCGCAAAGGCTGGATACGTGACTAA
- a CDS encoding carbonic anhydrase, producing the protein MKTDQPTQPSRRTMLKKTLAVSALSVTGVAALSVPSISFAASLTKEQRDGMTPDVVIEHFKQGNLRFRENRPAKHDYLEQKRGSTAGQYPAAVILSCIDSRAPAEIILDAGIGETFNSRVAGNISNRDILGSMEFACAVAGAKVVLVMGHTRCGAVRGAIDNAELGNLTGLLDEIKPAIKRTEYSGERKGSNYDFVDAVARKNVELTIENIRKNSPVLKQLEDEKKIKIVGSMYSLIGGEVDFFEV; encoded by the coding sequence ATGAAAACTGATCAACCAACTCAACCCTCGCGTCGCACAATGCTGAAAAAAACGCTTGCTGTTTCAGCCCTTTCTGTCACGGGAGTGGCAGCCTTATCAGTGCCCTCCATTTCATTTGCGGCATCACTCACTAAAGAACAGCGTGATGGTATGACTCCGGATGTTGTGATTGAACATTTTAAGCAGGGTAACCTGCGATTTCGGGAAAACAGACCCGCTAAACATGATTATCTGGAGCAGAAACGTGGCAGTACTGCCGGTCAGTATCCGGCTGCTGTCATTCTGAGTTGTATTGACTCAAGAGCACCAGCAGAAATTATCCTGGATGCAGGAATAGGTGAAACGTTCAATTCCCGTGTTGCAGGAAATATCAGCAATCGCGACATACTGGGCAGCATGGAATTTGCCTGTGCGGTTGCCGGTGCAAAAGTGGTATTGGTGATGGGGCATACCCGTTGTGGCGCTGTTCGTGGTGCCATTGATAATGCTGAATTGGGTAATCTGACGGGATTGCTGGATGAAATTAAACCTGCCATTAAAAGAACAGAGTACAGCGGTGAGCGTAAGGGGAGCAATTATGATTTTGTTGATGCAGTAGCCCGGAAAAATGTCGAGTTGACTATCGAAAATATCCGCAAAAACAGCCCGGTTTTGAAACAGCTGGAAGATGAGAAGAAAATCAAAATCGTTGGCAGTATGTACAGCCTGATTGGAGGAGAGGTTGACTTTTTTGAGGTATAA
- a CDS encoding EspG domain-containing protein, with translation MLNKEQSANLLHALPPGAYHTGLRPVSIRIPPQSLHSVGAINDYLKAVQNIPTAITGPVTDSSDSAFNSVWCDVVRTLPLECTRVVLDGVYIPPLVLSAYLKASGIDGRQDQTFMPKIPSLSEITTIYKQSSEDESDISREVALALLGLNENNALRAALFSSTYQSLCANEENLKVIANEILLTGTQDVIGEKLVNHRDIIITKNNDGTGPVNDRHSYTVHSSLYIFGVDCETQTHVKGLKWSADYYVPPYIEPTRNSMSTLVDPKLNLIIGSSATIQFG, from the coding sequence ATTCTTAATAAAGAACAGTCAGCCAATCTGTTACATGCTCTTCCCCCCGGGGCCTATCACACTGGCTTGCGGCCTGTCAGTATCCGAATCCCGCCTCAGTCCCTTCATTCCGTAGGCGCGATTAATGACTATCTTAAAGCGGTACAAAATATTCCAACGGCTATCACAGGCCCTGTGACTGATTCCAGTGATTCAGCTTTCAACTCGGTGTGGTGTGATGTTGTTCGCACATTACCTCTGGAGTGCACTCGTGTTGTACTGGACGGCGTGTATATTCCACCATTAGTCCTCAGTGCATACCTTAAGGCCAGTGGTATTGACGGCCGACAAGACCAGACATTCATGCCGAAAATACCGTCTTTATCTGAAATCACCACGATATATAAACAGTCATCCGAAGACGAGTCGGATATAAGCCGTGAAGTGGCGCTAGCATTATTGGGATTGAACGAAAATAACGCACTCCGTGCAGCTCTGTTTTCATCAACTTATCAATCCTTATGTGCTAACGAGGAAAACTTAAAAGTCATAGCAAATGAAATTTTGCTTACTGGCACCCAAGATGTTATAGGAGAAAAGTTAGTTAATCACCGAGATATTATTATCACCAAAAATAACGATGGCACGGGTCCTGTTAATGACCGTCATTCTTATACCGTTCACTCCAGTCTTTACATATTTGGTGTAGATTGCGAAACTCAGACGCATGTAAAAGGCCTAAAGTGGAGCGCGGATTATTACGTTCCACCCTATATTGAGCCCACTCGAAACAGTATGAGTACGCTAGTAGATCCAAAGCTAAATTTAATCATCGGTTCAAGCGCAACTATCCAGTTTGGTTGA
- a CDS encoding IS5 family transposase (programmed frameshift) → MARYDLPDEAWIIIQPLLPAEPVSPRAGRPWAEHRKIINGMFWVLCSGAPWRDLPERYGPWKTVYNRFNRWSKSGVINIIFNRLLSLLDASNLVDWSATALDGSNIRALKCAAGAPKKHPDIAGDNGLGRSRGGFGTKIHLATDGNGLPLNIVLSPGQAHESQFAQRLLDGIGVQRQNGSMKRRGHAVLADKAYSGHALRNELKSKGIKAVIPRKSNEKMALDGRSQLDRNAYRNRNVVERCFGRLKEYRRIATRYDKTARNYLAMVKLGCIRLFYQRLYN, encoded by the exons ATGGCTCGCTACGACCTTCCTGATGAAGCATGGATTATCATCCAGCCTTTATTGCCTGCTGAACCCGTATCTCCACGGGCCGGACGCCCATGGGCTGAGCATCGTAAAATTATCAACGGTATGTTCTGGGTGTTGTGTTCCGGGGCTCCGTGGCGTGATTTACCTGAACGATATGGACCATGGAAAACGGTTTATAACCGCTTTAACCGGTGGTCAAAATCAGGTGTTATTAACATTATTTTCAACAGGTTGCTTTCGCTACTTGATGCCAGCAATCTTGTTGACTGGTCTGCTACGGCGCTGGATGGCAGCAATATCCGGGCGTTGAAATGTGCTGCCGGGGCTC CAAAAAAACATCCCGATATCGCCGGAGATAATGGGCTGGGTCGCTCTCGCGGTGGTTTTGGCACCAAAATCCATCTGGCGACAGACGGAAACGGTCTTCCGTTAAACATAGTGCTGAGTCCCGGACAGGCTCACGAAAGCCAGTTCGCGCAACGTCTTCTCGACGGTATTGGTGTTCAGCGCCAGAACGGCAGCATGAAACGCCGTGGCCATGCGGTACTGGCCGACAAAGCGTACTCCGGGCATGCGTTACGCAACGAACTGAAAAGCAAAGGTATAAAAGCAGTCATTCCCCGAAAATCAAATGAGAAAATGGCATTGGATGGGCGTTCACAGCTCGATCGTAATGCGTACCGCAATCGCAACGTTGTTGAGCGATGTTTTGGTCGCCTGAAAGAATACCGTCGCATAGCGACGCGTTACGACAAAACGGCGAGAAATTATCTGGCGATGGTGAAGCTGGGCTGCATCCGGCTCTTTTATCAACGACTATATAATTAA
- a CDS encoding FimD/PapC C-terminal domain-containing protein: MVADYQANVGARVLATVSYRGKPVPFGASASLWVQEKNVSHSFVGDNGDIYLSGVPERSQLHVQWGKSPEQQCTGEVKLRPAQKGERFRTAQIDCR, encoded by the coding sequence GTGGTGGCGGACTACCAGGCGAACGTGGGGGCGAGGGTTCTGGCGACGGTCAGCTACCGGGGTAAGCCTGTGCCGTTCGGGGCCAGCGCCTCACTCTGGGTCCAGGAAAAGAATGTCAGCCACAGTTTTGTGGGGGATAACGGTGACATCTATCTGAGCGGTGTCCCGGAACGGAGCCAGCTGCACGTGCAGTGGGGCAAAAGCCCGGAGCAGCAGTGTACGGGAGAGGTAAAACTGCGCCCTGCCCAGAAAGGGGAGCGCTTCAGAACGGCACAGATTGACTGTCGATGA
- a CDS encoding EspG domain-containing protein, translating into MAAVQNVCQTTTGTHWASCVALNEHKKWSDMTTPEKLLKIVTIGFYSPHFSLAEKMDVSKLMSHFAPNPYYQPSDKDTSPFAHANLGDTNIACYHISDGKIKVECRSGDNITRLCPLIV; encoded by the coding sequence ATGGCTGCAGTACAAAATGTTTGTCAGACAACAACAGGAACACACTGGGCGTCATGCGTTGCGTTGAATGAGCATAAAAAGTGGTCAGATATGACCACGCCAGAGAAATTACTGAAAATAGTTACCATTGGGTTTTATAGTCCACATTTTTCCCTTGCAGAAAAAATGGATGTTAGTAAGCTGATGTCACATTTTGCGCCCAATCCATATTATCAACCCAGTGACAAGGACACATCGCCTTTTGCTCATGCAAACTTAGGTGATACTAATATCGCCTGCTATCATATCTCAGACGGTAAGATTAAAGTGGAATGCCGTAGCGGTGACAATATTACTAGGCTGTGTCCCTTAATCGTTTGA
- a CDS encoding IS91 family transposase, with translation MYIPRPAKLLFTTDDGWNRYMDKHGDTLSPWTVLCVERMLACGTAAMGVKRYCCASPDCTHSRFFCQTCKSKGCSSCGHKATEQWITEQQHILPDCDWQHITFTMPHLLWPFFNSNWPLLNALFRAATRAILRWTRKQGVEVGIFCALHTYGRQLNQHPHIHLSVTRGGLDIKHGVWRDLFFKKHAVEEIWRGAVIRLLRHSYDLINPGSLPGLGHIRDKTQWQRYLQAQYGRRWKVHFAKKTKGAWRSVKYLGRYLKRPPVSAAKLRHYSAGAVVHHYYDHRTQQYRQQTLTQEEMIGRYISHIPEKHFKMVRYYGFLSNRKRGTLLPKVYAALGMEARKKPEQPGFAALMKEFLRTDPYKCLLCGTRLRFVSAQAGRHATELVAERQHKIDRKRWLQEQTAG, from the coding sequence ATGTATATCCCGCGCCCCGCAAAGCTGCTGTTCACCACTGATGACGGCTGGAACAGGTATATGGATAAACACGGTGACACCCTCAGCCCGTGGACCGTTCTCTGTGTCGAGCGCATGCTCGCCTGCGGCACTGCTGCCATGGGGGTGAAGCGATACTGCTGCGCCTCCCCGGACTGTACACATTCCCGCTTCTTCTGCCAGACCTGTAAATCAAAAGGCTGCAGCTCGTGTGGACATAAAGCCACGGAACAGTGGATTACAGAGCAACAGCATATTCTGCCCGACTGTGACTGGCAGCACATCACCTTCACCATGCCCCACCTGCTGTGGCCCTTCTTCAACAGCAACTGGCCCCTTCTCAATGCACTGTTCCGGGCAGCCACCCGGGCCATACTCCGGTGGACCCGCAAACAGGGCGTGGAGGTCGGTATCTTCTGCGCCCTGCATACGTACGGCAGACAACTTAACCAGCATCCGCACATCCACCTCTCCGTTACCCGCGGCGGGCTTGATATTAAACACGGCGTATGGCGCGACCTCTTCTTTAAGAAGCATGCCGTGGAGGAAATCTGGCGCGGAGCCGTCATCCGGCTGCTGCGCCACAGTTATGACCTGATTAATCCCGGCAGCCTGCCGGGGCTGGGCCATATCCGCGATAAAACTCAGTGGCAGCGGTATCTGCAGGCGCAGTACGGACGCCGATGGAAGGTTCACTTTGCGAAGAAAACAAAAGGCGCATGGCGAAGCGTCAAATACCTCGGGCGCTACCTGAAGCGCCCGCCGGTATCGGCGGCGAAGCTCAGGCACTACAGCGCCGGCGCGGTGGTGCACCACTATTACGACCATCGTACGCAGCAGTACCGGCAGCAGACGCTGACCCAGGAGGAGATGATCGGACGCTATATCAGTCATATCCCGGAGAAGCATTTTAAGATGGTGCGTTACTACGGCTTCCTGTCTAACCGTAAACGGGGCACCTTGCTGCCGAAGGTGTATGCAGCCCTGGGGATGGAAGCGCGGAAAAAACCGGAACAGCCCGGCTTCGCCGCGCTGATGAAAGAATTTCTGCGCACGGATCCGTACAAATGCCTTCTGTGCGGGACCCGGCTGCGCTTTGTCAGCGCTCAGGCCGGGAGGCACGCCACGGAGTTAGTGGCAGAAAGGCAGCATAAAATCGACCGGAAACGATGGCTTCAGGAACAGACTGCGGGATAA
- a CDS encoding fimbrial protein — protein sequence MITRLMHGLFYASLLTGALLLTGIREAVANCISVPTHERIFDLGDIIVTPESVGVRWVRAEAEWPRINISSSSTSPCSILFRPLKSTSLDIVRNVQIYPTNGDVGLSSNIGVVAYNTPSAVNLTVRPPRDTPTTINQVVNFGVDTSILIHYNNSEYVSSQPFFSGPFNVPFFQVESADGQYLYYRFILKGTARYIPVLLRNENTTVDLPPVSSSVFQGVGSVAGRTPIPLEIVSSNVNSQNFITFDAITVRNGNIIIPDSGAATGVGFQIVNAASGTPVQLGQPLSVPGNINGSFSNYSAQYIQVADRVDGGKVSAVVTMTLTYQ from the coding sequence ATGATAACCAGACTGATGCACGGCCTGTTTTACGCCTCTCTTCTGACGGGTGCCCTTTTGCTGACGGGTATCAGGGAGGCTGTAGCCAACTGTATTTCAGTGCCAACACATGAGCGCATTTTCGACCTGGGAGACATCATTGTCACTCCTGAGAGTGTAGGAGTGAGATGGGTTAGAGCAGAAGCAGAGTGGCCGCGTATAAACATATCATCTTCCAGTACATCTCCATGTAGTATATTGTTCAGGCCACTTAAATCAACCTCTCTGGATATTGTGCGCAACGTACAGATATACCCAACAAATGGCGATGTGGGGTTAAGTTCAAATATTGGAGTCGTAGCCTATAATACACCGTCCGCCGTGAACCTTACTGTTCGTCCACCAAGAGATACCCCCACAACTATTAATCAGGTAGTAAATTTTGGAGTGGATACTTCTATTCTTATTCATTATAATAATTCAGAATATGTGAGCTCTCAGCCGTTTTTCTCAGGGCCATTTAATGTGCCTTTTTTTCAAGTGGAAAGCGCTGATGGCCAGTATTTATATTACAGATTCATACTCAAAGGCACTGCCAGATATATTCCTGTGCTATTGCGTAATGAAAACACAACTGTCGACCTGCCCCCAGTCTCATCAAGTGTATTTCAGGGCGTAGGTTCTGTTGCCGGGCGTACGCCAATTCCGCTGGAGATTGTCTCAAGTAACGTTAATTCACAAAATTTTATTACCTTTGATGCTATCACCGTCAGAAATGGAAACATTATTATTCCTGACAGCGGTGCAGCAACCGGCGTCGGATTTCAGATTGTGAATGCGGCATCGGGCACTCCTGTTCAGCTGGGACAGCCACTTTCAGTACCGGGGAATATCAACGGTAGTTTCAGTAATTACAGTGCCCAGTATATCCAGGTTGCAGACCGCGTAGATGGCGGCAAGGTGTCTGCTGTGGTGACAATGACGTTAACCTATCAGTAG
- a CDS encoding MFS transporter, producing the protein MSNRSSSGTRLGRQALLFPLCLVLYEFSTYIGNDMIQPGMLTVVEQFNAGIEWVPTSMTAYLAGGMFLQWLLGPLSDRIGRRPVMLTGVVWFIFTCLATLLVQNIEQFTLLRFLQGVSLCFIGAVGYAAIQESFEEAVCIKITALMANVALIAPLLGPLVGAAWVHVAPWEGMFVLFAALAAISFFGLHRAMPETATRLGEKLSLKELGRDYKDVLKNVRFVAGALATGFVSLPLLAWIAQSPVIIISGEQLSSYEYGLLQVPIFGALIIGNLVLARLTSRRSVRSLIVMGGWPIAAGLIVAAVATVVSSHAYLWMTAGLSIYAFGIGVANAGLVRLTLFASDMSKGTVSAAMGMLQMLIFTVGIEVSKHAYALGGNALFSLFNLTNGVLWVALMVVFLKDKRVGCALQP; encoded by the coding sequence ATGTCAAACCGTTCTTCCTCCGGTACACGTCTGGGCCGTCAGGCGTTACTTTTCCCACTGTGTCTGGTGCTATACGAATTCTCTACCTATATCGGCAACGATATGATCCAGCCCGGTATGCTAACCGTGGTAGAACAGTTCAACGCGGGCATTGAGTGGGTGCCAACCTCAATGACCGCCTACCTGGCGGGCGGCATGTTTTTGCAGTGGCTGCTAGGGCCACTGTCGGATCGTATCGGGCGTCGGCCAGTGATGTTGACGGGTGTGGTGTGGTTTATCTTCACCTGCCTTGCCACATTGCTGGTTCAAAACATCGAACAATTTACCCTGCTGCGTTTCCTGCAGGGGGTCAGCCTGTGCTTTATCGGTGCCGTCGGGTATGCCGCGATCCAGGAGTCATTTGAAGAAGCGGTGTGTATCAAAATTACCGCGCTGATGGCAAACGTGGCGCTGATCGCTCCGCTGTTGGGGCCGCTGGTGGGCGCCGCGTGGGTGCATGTTGCGCCCTGGGAAGGGATGTTTGTGCTCTTTGCCGCGCTGGCAGCCATCTCTTTCTTTGGATTGCATCGGGCGATGCCTGAAACCGCGACCCGGCTGGGCGAAAAGTTGTCGCTGAAAGAGCTGGGGCGGGATTATAAAGACGTGCTAAAAAACGTCCGCTTCGTGGCGGGCGCGCTGGCGACGGGCTTCGTTAGCCTGCCGTTGCTGGCGTGGATTGCCCAGTCGCCGGTAATTATTATCAGCGGGGAGCAGCTCAGCAGCTATGAGTACGGTCTGTTACAGGTGCCGATTTTTGGCGCGCTGATTATCGGTAACCTGGTGCTGGCGCGTCTGACGTCACGGCGCAGCGTGCGTTCGCTGATCGTCATGGGCGGCTGGCCGATTGCGGCAGGGCTTATTGTGGCGGCGGTCGCGACGGTAGTCTCGTCGCACGCTTACCTGTGGATGACGGCAGGGCTTAGCATCTATGCCTTTGGTATTGGTGTAGCGAATGCCGGGCTGGTACGTTTGACGCTGTTTGCCAGCGATATGAGTAAGGGGACGGTATCCGCGGCAATGGGAATGTTACAAATGCTGATTTTCACCGTCGGCATTGAGGTGAGCAAGCATGCTTATGCGCTAGGCGGGAACGCTCTGTTCAGCCTGTTTAACCTTACCAACGGCGTACTGTGGGTCGCATTGATGGTGGTGTTCCTTAAGGATAAACGCGTCGGCTGTGCCCTGCAGCCGTAA
- the deoR gene encoding DNA-binding transcriptional repressor DeoR translates to METRRDDRIAQLLQALKRSDKLHLKEAAALLGVSEMTIRRDLSSESAPVVLLGGYIVLEPRSASHYLLSDQKTRLVEEKRKAARLAASLVQPHQTLFFDCGTTTPWIIEAIDSSMPFTAVCYSLNTFLALQEKPECRVILCGGEFHASNAIFKPLDLQDTLSNLCPDIAFYSAAGINVRQGATCFNLEELPVKHWALRAAQYHVLVVDHSKFGKVRPARVGELSRFDAIVSDCRPEDEYLAYAKTRQVKLMY, encoded by the coding sequence ATGGAAACACGACGCGATGACCGCATTGCTCAGTTGCTTCAGGCGCTGAAGCGCAGTGATAAGCTGCATCTTAAAGAAGCCGCGGCCCTGCTTGGCGTTTCTGAGATGACCATTCGTCGTGATCTGAGTAGCGAGAGCGCGCCAGTCGTGCTGCTGGGCGGGTACATTGTGCTGGAGCCGCGTAGCGCCAGCCATTACTTATTAAGCGACCAAAAGACGCGGCTGGTTGAAGAGAAACGCAAAGCCGCGCGGCTGGCGGCATCTCTGGTGCAGCCGCATCAGACCCTGTTTTTTGATTGTGGCACCACTACGCCGTGGATAATCGAAGCCATAGACAGCAGTATGCCTTTTACCGCCGTGTGCTATTCGCTTAACACCTTCCTGGCGCTGCAGGAAAAACCCGAGTGTCGGGTTATCCTCTGCGGTGGGGAGTTTCACGCCAGCAATGCCATTTTCAAACCGTTGGATCTTCAGGACACCCTCAGCAATTTATGTCCGGACATTGCTTTTTACTCTGCGGCGGGAATCAACGTACGCCAGGGGGCGACCTGCTTTAATCTGGAAGAGCTACCGGTGAAGCACTGGGCATTACGTGCCGCGCAGTACCACGTGCTGGTGGTCGATCACAGTAAGTTCGGCAAGGTGCGTCCGGCGAGAGTGGGCGAGCTGTCGCGATTTGACGCCATCGTGAGCGATTGTCGCCCGGAGGATGAGTATCTGGCGTATGCAAAAACCCGGCAGGTGAAGTTGATGTATTAA